A part of Candida albicans SC5314 chromosome 2, complete sequence genomic DNA contains:
- a CDS encoding uncharacterized protein (Ortholog of C. dubliniensis CD36 : Cd36_20860, C. parapsilosis CDC317 : CPAR2_104250, Candida tenuis NRRL Y-1498 : CANTEDRAFT_115100 and Debaryomyces hansenii CBS767 : DEHA2E10450g): MVILSPHYNNDDTLGNSDIDDMEWNPEKQHLLENYITNYSRQLNDTGLFYKNLDWNYIFNLVGVDDQEFLMLKIDEIYDESINVYFKDEFNINQLVDHWKSKRNPIYQEVVQIVESLGLDSFKLEVPEESSSNKTTTETTTKAEPIVTTPTTAKRVSSTPVPKLTKTERRLSLDLMHPRPSFGLNQESQLVKPPIASTTNIHVHAQQETASHFNPSVRQPSKKKFTFHKSKFTISTNRQQQQQQQTNTAPRQRRTSTVDEQLPLYIRNQLTKNRPQQTITPKPSKHHFIQNASPANSSPRGSYKRSSRIQNLLTNSQSLYVHSKDPANSAETSTPTSNDTDLQLRYYSDELDDEDNREYISPDSLTRYFGVHEDHEIEEDTDEDADDDSEEEEEEEENDFVNVGDDHDDYLFKI; encoded by the exons ATGGTTATTTTATCACCCCATTATAATAACGATGACACTTTGGGAAATTCTGACATAGATGAT ATGGAGTGGAATCCAGAAAAACAACATTTGTTAGAGAATTATATCACCAATTATAGTCGACAACTAAATGACACCGGACTATTTTACAAGAACTTAGATTGGAAttatatattcaatttagtTGGTGTTGATGACCAAGAGTTTTTAATGTTGAAGATAGACGAAATATATGatgaatcaataaatgTGTATTTCAAGGATGAATTTAATATAAACCAACTCGTGGACCACTGGAAGTCAAAAAGAAACCCCATTTATCAAGAAGTTGTACAGATTGTGGAATCATTAGGCTTAGATTCGTTTAAATTAGAAGTTCCAGAAGAATCAAGTTCCAATAAAACCACAACTGAAACCACGACGAAGGCAGAACCAATTGTtacaacaccaacaacagcTAAAAGAGTATCATCCACACCTGTACCAAAATTAACCAAGACAGAGAGGAGACTATCACTCGATTTAATGCATCCAAGACCCTCATTTGGACTAAACCAAGAATCACAATTGGTAAAACCTCCGATAGCAAGCACTACCAATATTCATGTACATGCCCAACAAGAAACAGCATCACACTTCAACCCGTCAGTAAGACAGCcttcaaagaaaaaattcacATTTCATAAATCAAAGTTtacaatatcaacaaatagacagcagcaacagcaacaacaaactaACACTGCACCTCGACAACGGAGAACATCAACTGTGGATGAACAACTACCATTATATATAAGAAACCAATTGACCAAGAATCGACCGCAACAAACAATCACCCCTAAACCATCGAAACACCACTTTATTCAAAATGCGTCACCAGCCAATTCATCACCTCGAGGAAGTTATAAGAGATCCTCTCGTATACAAAATCTATTGACCAATTCACAGTCATTATATGTACATTCGAAAGACCCAGCAAATAGTGCCGAAACAAGTACACCCACAAGCAATGATACAGATTTACAATTGCGATATTATTCAGATGAACTTGATGACGAGGATAATAGAGAATATATACTGCCTGATCTGTTGACACGTTATTTCGGAGTTCATGAAGATCACgaaatagaagaagataCAGATGAAGACGCAGATGATGATTccgaagaagaagaggaagaagaggaaaatgattttgttaATGTTGGTGATGATCACgatgattatttatttaaaatataa
- a CDS encoding uncharacterized protein (Predicted ORF from Assembly 19; removed from Assembly 20; restored based on transcription data; similar to orf19.7550): MALPHIDINLFLILSRFPNEILDHIISYIPKCMLPELLYFRSIKPFVAYRVLMNVAIKFSVQRQKQNQFIGYVISPETRSQSEKLKRNHMLQLSWVMLYSV, encoded by the coding sequence atGGCTTTACCACATATTGACAtcaatctttttttaatattatctAGATTTCCTAATGAGATTCTTGATCACATCATCAGCTACATACCTAAGTGTATGTTGCCTGAATTATTGTACTTTCGGTCAATTAAGCCTTTTGTGGCGTACCGAGTATTAATGAATGTTGCTATCAAATTTCTGGTACAACGCCAGAagcaaaatcaattcattggGTATGTGATCAGTCCAGAGACACGAAGTCAGCTGGAAAAGTTAAAGAGGAACCATATGCTCCAACTATCTTGGGTAATGTTGTATAGTGTGtag
- a CDS encoding thiamine transporter (Putative thiamine transmembrane transporter; Spider biofilm induced), whose translation MSTKREDHLRKGADVTPTEALVAGSIAGAISRAFTAPLDTIKIRLQLQPKGFKHRKSVVTIVKNLLENEGIIALWKGNVPAEILYILYGGVQFGSYSIISKSVSKLENNYRINLSSANHSLIVGIGSGIVSTLVTYPFDLLRTRLIANKNRGLLSMTGTIKDIIKLEGIRGIYAGIRPAMLSVSSTTGLMFWSYELARELSNNYQRVPFIEAICGFIAGATSKGITFPLDTLRKRCQMCSVVHGRPYTASHIFVTILKNEGVFGLYKGFGISVLKTAPTSAISLFMYEYSLSFIRKIRVIE comes from the coding sequence ATGTCAACTAAAAGAGAAGACCATTTGAGAAAGGGAGCAGATGTTACTCCTACAGAAGCCTTAGTGGCTGGTTCAATAGCAGGTGCGATCTCTCGAGCATTCACGGCTCCATTAGATACCATAAAAATACGACTTCAATTACAACCTAAAGGATTTAAACATCGGAAATCAGTGGTCACTATAGTGAAAAATCTATTAGAAAATGAAGGAATAATTGCATTATGGAAAGGGAATGTTCCAGCAGAAATACTATATATTTTATATGGAGGAGTTCAATTTGGTTCATATTCAATAATTAGTAAACTGGTTTCCAAATTAGAAAACAATTATCGTATCAATCTATCTTCAGCTAATCATTCATTGATTGTTGGTATAGGTTCTGGGATTGTTAGCACTTTGGTTACTTACCCATTTGACTTATTACGAACTCGATTGATTGCCAATAAAAATCGTGGTCTACTATCAATGACAGGGACAATTAAAgatataattaaattggAAGGGATACGTGGGATTTATGCAGGTATAAGACCAGCAATGTTATCAGTTTCAAGTACTACAGGGCTAATGTTCTGGTCATACGAATTAGCACGTGAGCTTTCCAATAATTATCAGCGAGTTCCATTTATAGAGGCAATTTGTGGGTTTATAGCTGGGGCCACTTCCAAAGGTATAACGTTCCCTTTGGATACTTTGAGGAAAAGGTGTCAAATGTGTTCTGTGGTCCATGGAAGACCGTATACAGCTCTGCATATATTTGTAACCATACTAAAGAATGAAGGTGTTTTTGGTTTATATAAAGGTTTTGGAATAAGTGTATTGAAAACTGCACCAACAAGtgcaatttcattattcatGTATGAatattcattatcattcaTCAGGAAAATTAGAGTTATAGAGTGA
- the GIT1 gene encoding Git1p (Glycerophosphoinositol permease; involved in utilization of glycerophosphoinositol as a phosphate source; Rim101-repressed; virulence-group-correlated expression): protein MSDLVKSSEVIETTEVPPHNNNNNKRHFKYDSEQRKQRLAGGVKLKDALMILCAGFALISDGYQNNVMSMMNKVFALEYPKEYTASLSTQVSNASLVGTIFGQVIIGLTADYIGRKWSIVTATCFLIFGTMMCAASHGKTVNGMFWMLTIFRGVTGFGIGAEYPSSSVTASEAANESVKRRGGAFILATNLPLSFGGPFALCIFLIVRRICGNHLDAIWRTMFAIGCFWPLSVFYFRLKMVTSELYTKSAIKQRAPYWLALKYYWPRLIGTCVAWFLYDFVTFPNGIFSAGIISNVIPKSEKNNLEKIAEWNLLLGAIALPGVFVGAYVVDILGRKYTMMIGFCGYIVFGLIVGCGYHQIKPITGLFIVFYGLMMSCGNFGPGNNMGLTSSESFATPIRGTAYGISAAIGKVGAVVGTKTFSPIQKNLGDKWTFIIAAICGLAGVLVTFIFIPHLKDEDLLEEDVKFKNYLIDNGWKGKFGIQEYDEEEDLEGSSEDSSDGEIVKNNTKNDVEKVDALK, encoded by the coding sequence ATGAGTGATCTTGTTAAATCTTCTGAAGTCATTGAAACTACTGAAGTCCCTCCtcataataacaataataataaaagaCATTTCAAATATGATTCTGAACAACGTAAACAGAGATTAGCTGGTGGTgttaaattaaaagatgctttaatgattttgtgTGCTGGATTTGCCTTAATTTCCGATGGATATCAAAACAATGTTATGTCAATGATGAATAAAGTATTTGCCCTTGAATATCCAAAAGAATATACCGCATCTTTGTCAACTCAAGTTTCTAATGCTTCTTTAGTAGGGACAATTTTCGGACAAGTGATTATTGGATTAACCGCTGATTATATTGGAAGAAAATGGTCAATTGTCACTGCTACAtgttttttaatatttggTACTATGATGTGTGCTGCTTCTCATGGTAAAACTGTTAATGGAATGTTTTGGATGTTGACTATATTCCGTGGTGTCACGGGGTTTGGTATTGGGGCAGAATATCCATCTTCTTCAGTGACAGCAAGTGAAGCTGCTAATGAATCAGTGAAAAGACGTGGTGGTGCATTTATATTAGCAACTAATTTACCATTATCATTTGGTGGTCCATTTGCCTTGtgtatatttttaattgttcGTCGAATTTGTGGTAATCATTTAGATGCCATTTGGAGAACCATGTTTGCCATTGGATGTTTTTGGCCATTATCAGTGTTTTATTTTCGATTGAAAATGGTGACTTCAGAATTATATACTAAATCAGCAATAAAGCAACGTGCTCCATATTGGTTAGCTCTTAAATATTATTGGCCTCGTTTAATTGGTACTTGTGTTGCTTGGTTCTTATATGATTTTGTTACTTTCCCTAATGGGATTTTTTCAGCAGGTATTATTTCCAATGTTATCCCTAAACTGGAAAAGaataatttagaaaaaattgCTGAATGGAATTTACTTTTAGGTGCCATTGCCCTTCCAGGGGTATTTGTTGGTGCttatgttgttgatattttggGTCGTAAATATACTATGATGATTGGATTTTGTGGATATATTGTGTTTGGATTAATTGTTGGTTGTGGATATCATCAAATTAAACCCATAACTGGGTTATTCATTGTATTTTATGGGTTAATGATGAGTTGTGGGAATTTTGGTCCTGGTAATAATATGGGATTAACTTCTTCAGAATCATTTGCTACACCAATTAGAGGTACTGCGTATGGTATATCAGCTGCCATTGGTAAAGTTGGTGCCGTAGTTGGAACTAAAACTTTTAGTCCAATTCAAAAGAATTTAGGTGATAAATGGACTTTTATTATTGCTGCCATTTGTGGATTAGCTGGAGTTTTGGTGacatttattttcataCCACATTTAAAAGACGAAgatttattagaagaagatgttaaatttaaaaattatttgattgataatGGTTGGAAAGGTAAATTTGGTATTCAAGAatatgatgaagaagaagatttggaAGGTAGTAGTGAAGATTCATCCGATGGTGAAATTGtgaaaaataataccaaaaaTGATGTGGAAAAAGTGGATGCATTGAAATAa
- a CDS encoding uncharacterized protein (Ortholog of C. parapsilosis CDC317 : CPAR2_201960, C. dubliniensis CD36 : Cd36_20900, Candida tropicalis MYA-3404 : CTRG_04756 and Candida albicans WO-1 : CAWG_04394), translating to MKFSTVALSLPLIAMVQAGISSPTYYKPEHTEEIGVETVDYEFALGVREKCDEDTIYLAYEVDDGQLERNDKKVDCNCKSEPVVYPTPRPSKTYWDGGDDNDECDEDCDDEDKKKGHKQYKRGEVEEPCETSDCDFCTIEKSFCQDQFTLCEGVLKDQRSAIGSIVANHQFQFDNPIQKDALHTCGWSIVEKDCVKLLALDGCTDFWECPVDDCDTYKLYDSSIDDKCKEIEIIVILFEEEEEEKKKHKSW from the coding sequence ATGAAATTCTCCACTGTTGCTTTATCTTTGCCATTAATTGCTATGGTTCAAGCTGGTATTTCCAGTCCAACTTATTACAAGCCAGAGCATACTGAAGAAATTGGTGTTGAAACTGTTGATTATGAATTTGCTTTAGGTGTCAGAGAAAAATGTGATGAAGATACCATTTATTTAGCTTATGAGGTCGATGATGGTCAATTGGAACGTAACGAtaaaaaagttgattgTAACTGCAAATCAGAACCAGTTGTTTACCCAACCCCGCGTCCAAGCAAAACTTATTGGGATGGTGGTGACGACAACGACGAATGTGATGAAGATTGTGACGATGAAGACAAAAAGAAGGGACACAAACAATACAAACGTGGTGAAGTTGAAGAGCCATGTGAAACTAGCGATTGTGACTTCTGTACTATTGAGAAATCTTTCTGTCAAGACCAATTTACTTTATGTGAAGGTGTTTTGAAAGATCAACGTTCCGCTATTGGTTCAATTGTTGCCAACcatcaattccaatttgaTAACCCAATACAAAAGGATGCCTTACATACTTGTGGCTGGTCAATCGTTGAAAAAGATTGTGTCAAGTTGTTAGCTCTTGATGGCTGTACTGATTTCTGGGAATGTCCAGTTGATGATTGTGATACTTACAAATTATATGATTCTTCCATCGATGATAAATGTaaggaaattgaaatcattgtgattttatttgaggaagaagaagaagaaaagaaaaagcatAAATCTTGGTAA
- a CDS encoding uncharacterized protein (Ortholog of S. cerevisiae Tah11, a DNA replication licensing factor required for pre-replication complex assembly; rat catheter, flow model and Spider biofilm induced): MIMDIQKHPLIPRHAFITLRNNFNAIDNVLSLHYTNHTSNPLLNKILTQASSLTQTKITVTHIEQIMEITYSLYEIYRLDEELVIKFSSTTQLSRRREVFIKNINKWIETHQELNTIPPKKSSYTTEATFELCSSSLPSSPVSFLKTSPNKIIKPRSANSSPTKIKNRSLNFSDLKNDSSRFKFKEKLESIESNKFNGLSLLERIKLKEKLRKQQEQDEISKQQAPQDKYQNYLLTKIPMIYNAIYQLYQCQPNNCKTFSTKKLIQTIQDSSSYPVIPDEIHDGMKLLSTKLPSKLDMIEKNDIKVIRVTNLNRDQDLKILDI; encoded by the coding sequence ATGATAATGGATATTCAAAAACACCCATTGATACCGAGACATGCTTTCATTACTTTGAGAAACAATTTTAACGCCATCGATAATGTTTTATCCTTACATTATACTAATCACACATCAAATCCATTactaaataaaatattaacTCAAGCTTCTTCATTAActcaaacaaaaattacTGTTACTCACATAGAACAAATCATGGAAATAACTTATTCATTATATGAAATATATCGATTAGATGAGGAATTGGtaattaaattttcttcaactaCACAACTTTCTCGACGTAGAGAGGTTTTcattaaaaatatcaataaatggATTGAAACCCATCAAGAGTTAAATACCATACCACCAAAGAAATCATCCTATACTACAGAAGCAACATTTGAATTGTGCTCATCCTCATTGCCATCTTCACCGGTATcgtttttgaaaacttcacctaataaaatcattaaaccACGATCAGCCAATTCATCACCaaccaaaataaaaaatcgatcattaaatttctctgatttgaaaaatgattcatcaagattcaaatttaaagaaaaattggaatcAATAGAaagtaataaatttaatggattatcattactagaaagaattaaattaaaagagaaattacgtaaacaacaagaacaagatgAAATATCCAAACAACAAGCTCCACAAgataaatatcaaaattatttattgacGAAAATCCCCATGATTTATAATGccatttatcaattatatcaatGCCAACCAAATAATTGTAAAACATTTTCCACAAAGAAACTCATTCAAACCATCCAAGATAGTTCTTCTTATCCGGTGATCCCTGATGAAATTCATGATGGTATGAAACTTTTATCCACCAAACTACCGTCAAAACTTGAtatgattgaaaaaaatgatattaaagTTATTCGTGTTACCAATTTAAATAGAGATCAAGATTTAAAGATATTAGATATTTAG
- the SPF1 gene encoding ion-transporting P-type ATPase (P-type calcium-transporting ATPase, involved in control of calcium homeostasis, response to ER stress, hyphal growth, biofilm formation and virulence), producing MSDLVANPAIQGAELLVPKAVFLRPYVWPFSIIYPIFLQIYFQQYDKYIGGKEWTFVYTIAIVSVNLLFWLMPHWNIDINAKFNYTKVDKISDASYIKITPAPNSGMGEICEINRETFHDGEKQVSFLYQKRRYLFHSKIGKFSPPEFVFDEAPKLAVYQNTKGLSGDLEKMIRNYGSNRFDIPIPTFMELFKEHAVAPFFVFQIFCVALWCMDEQWYYSLFSLFMLVSFEMTTVFQRRTTMAEFQSMGIKPYDVYAYRDGKWVKIPTTDLLPGDLISITRTNEGSALPCDLLLVDGSAIVNEAMLSGESTPLLKESIKLRPADEQLQPEGFDKNSILHGGTMALQVTKPESPIVPVAPDNGAFAVVTKTGFETSQGSLVRMMIFSSERVSVGNKEAFFFILFLLIFAIAASWYVWVEGTRMGRIQSKLILDCIIVITSVVPPELPMELTMAVNSSLSKLQKFYIYCTEPFRIPLAGRIDVCCFDKTGTLTAEDLVFEGLAGFKNDDIHHLHICEDAPETTSYVLGSAHALVRLDDGEVVGDPMEQATLKAAHWNVGTHDTVERESKKGKGKSEKIKILRRFQFSSALKRSSTISQINTISGKNFVAAKGAPETIRNMIVDAPENYEKIYKSFTRSGSRVLALAYKYLESSVNVNKVKREDIESDLHFAGFIVFHCPLKDDAIETIKMLNESSHRSIMITGDNPLTACHVAKEVNITTKEVLILDAPEDHHEIGEYDNLVWRNVTESVVIPFKSSDKINLELFSKYDICITGYALNYLSDHEQILELLKHTWVYARVSPTQKEFIITSLKDAGYNTLMCGDGTNDVGALKQANIGVALLNGTEEGMNKIAENRKIEATLKVYEKQSQIFNNWGKPAPPVPAIIAHLYPPGPLNPKYLEAMEKKGVTITDDMRKAVVEAMKEPVKVPEKNAANGGFNTNSNFADTILGAMNDAEAEDEAPVLKLGDASVAAPFTSKLANVNTVTHIIRQGRVALVSTIQMYKILALNCLISSYSLSVLYLAGMKFGDGQATISGILLSVCFLSISRGRPLEKLSKERPQDGIFNIYIMGSILGQFAVHIITLIYITREIYILEPREPKVDLEKEFSPSLLNTGMFLLQLAQQVSTFAVNYIGLPFRESITSNKGMYYGLLGVAGLTFSCSTEFIPELNEVMQFVPMTIDFKTKLTGCIILDLVVTFAIEYVLKYFFMNSKAADIALREEDEVDA from the coding sequence ATGTCTGATTTAGTTGCAAATCCGGCAATTCAAGGTGCTGAATTGTTGGTACCGAAGGCAGTTTTTCTAAGACCTTATGTATGGCCCTTTTCTATTATATATCCGATCTTTTTACAAATTTATTTCCAACAATATGATAAATACATTGGTGGTAAAGAATGGACTTTTGTATACACCATTGCTATTGTTTCTgtgaatttattgttttggttgATGCCACATTGGAATATTGATATCAATGCCAAGTTCAATTATACTAAAGTTGACAAGATTTCTGATGCTTCATATATAAAGATCACTCCAGCACCAAATTCCGGTATGGGTGAAATCTGTGAAATTAATCGTGAAACTTTCCATGATGGTGAAAAACAAGTTAGTTTCTTATATCAAAAGAGAAGATACTTATTTCATTCTAAAATTGGGAAATTTTCTCCACCAGAATTTGTTTTCGATGAAGCACCAAAATTGGCCGTTTATCAAAATACTAAAGGTTTATCAGGagatttagaaaaaatGATTAGAAATTATGGATCTAATAGGTTTGATATCCCAATTCCTACATTTATGGAATTATTCAAAGAACACGCAGTTGCAccattttttgttttccaaATCTTTTGTGTTGCCCTTTGGTGTATGGATGAACAATGGTATTATTCCTTGTTTTCCTTATTTATGTTAGTTTCCTTTGAAATGACTACTGTCTTCCAAAGAAGAACCACTATGGCTGAGTTTCAAAGCATGGGTATCAAACCATACGATGTATATGCTTATAGAGATGGCAAATGGGTTAAAATTCCTACTACAGATTTGTTGCCTGGAGATTTGATCTCAATTACAAGAACTAATGAAGGAAGTGCTTTACCATGTGATTTATTGCTAGTTGATGGATCAGCGATTGTCAATGAAGCCATGTTATCAGGTGAATCTACTccattattgaaagaatCTATTAAATTAAGACCAGCAGATGAACAATTACAACCAGAAGGATTTGATAAAAACTCAATTTTACACGGTGGTACCATGGCTTTGCAAGTTACTAAACCTGAATCACCAATTGTCCCTGTTGCTCCAGATAATGGTGCATTTGCCGTAGTCACAAAAACTGGGTTTGAAACATCTCAAGGTTCATTAGTTCGTATGATGATTTTCTCTAGTGAACGTGTTTCTGTTGGTAATAAAGAAgcattctttttcattttgtttttgttaatATTTGCCATTGCTGCTTCTTGGTATGTTTGGGTCGAAGGTACAAGAATGGGTAGAATTCAATCTAAATTAATCTTGGATTGTATCATTGTCATCACTTCTGTTGTTCCTCCTGAATTACCTATGGAATTGACCATGGCTGTGAATTCATCATTGTCCAAATTGCAAAAATTCTACATCTATTGTACTGAACCATTCAGAATTCCCTTAGCTGGTAGAATTgatgtttgttgttttgataaaacCGGTACTTTAACTGCTGAAGATTTGGTGTTTGAAGGTTTAGCTGGTTTCAAAAACGATGATATTCATCATTTACATATTTGTGAAGATGCACCAGAAACCACTTCTTATGTATTGGGTTCAGCTCATGCATTGGTTAGATTAGATGATGGTGAAGTTGTTGGTGACCCAATGGAACAAGCTACATTAAAAGCAGCTCATTGGAATGTTGGTACTCATGATACTGTTGAAAGAGAAAGTAAAAAGGGTAAAGGCAAAtcagaaaaaataaagattttACGTCGTTTCCAGTTCTCATCTGCCCTTAAGAGATCTTCTACTATTTCCCAGATTAATACCATCTCTGGTAAGAATTTTGTTGCTGCCAAAGGTGCTCCAGAAACCATTCGTAATATGATTGTTGATGCCCCtgaaaattatgaaaaGATTTATAAATCTTTCACTAGATCTGGATCCCGTGTTTTGGCACTTGcttataaatatttagaaTCCAGTGTCAATGTCAACAAAGTTAAACGTGAAGATATTGAATCTGATTTACATTTCGCCGGGTTTATTGTTTTCCATTGTCCATTGAAAGATGATGCcattgaaacaattaaaatGTTGAATGAATCATCACATAGATCTATTATGATTACTGGTGATAATCCATTAACTGCTTGCCATGTTGCCAAAGAGGTTAATATTACCACTAAAgaagttttgattttggatGCTCCTGAAGACCATCATGAGATTGGTGAATATGACAATTTGGTATGGAGAAATGTTACTGAATCAGTTGTTATCCCATTCAAATCATCAGATAAAATTAATCTTGAATTGTTTAGCAAATATGATATTTGTATCACTGGATACGctttgaattatttgagTGATCATGAacaaattttggaattgttAAAACACACTTGGGTTTACGCTAGAGTTTCACCAACACAAAAggaatttattattacttcATTGAAAGATGCAGGTTATAATACATTGATGTGTGGTGATGGTACTAATGATGTTGGCGCATTGAAACAAGCCAATATTGGGGTTGCTCTTTTGAATGGTACTGAAGAAGGTATGAATAAGATTGCTGAAAATAGAAAGATTGAAGCTACATTAAAAGTTTATGAAAAACAATctcaaattttcaataattgggGAAAACCAGCACCACCAGTTCCTGCCATCATTGCTCATTTATATCCTCCAGGACCTTTGAATCCTAAATATTTGGAAGCCATGGAAAAGAAAGGTGTTACTATTACTGATGATATGAGAAAAGCAGTTGTTGAAGCCATGAAAGAACCTGTTAAAGTTCCAGAAAAGAATGCTGCTAATGGTGGGTTTAATACTAACAGTAATTTTGCTGATACAATTCTTGGAGCCATGAATGATGCTGAAGCTGAAGATGAAGCACcagttttgaaattgggTGATGCTTCTGTGGCAGCTCCATTTACTTCTAAATTGGCCAATGTTAATACTGTTACTCATATCATTCGTCAAGGTCGTGTTGCCTTAGTGTCAACAATTCAAATGTACAAGATTTTGGCattgaattgtttgatttcttcttatTCCCTTTCTGTGTTGTATTTAGCTGGTATGAAATTTGGTGATGGACAAGCCACTATTTCTGGTATTTTATTATCTGTGTGTTTCTTATCTATTTCACGTGGTAGACCATTAGAGAAATTATCTAAGGAAAGACCTCAAGATggtattttcaatatttatatCATGGGATCCATTTTAGGACAATTTGCCGTTCATATTATTactttgatttatattacCAGGGaaatttatattcttgAACCAAGAGAGCCAAAAGTtgatttagaaaaagaatttagTCCATCTTTGTTGAATACTGGTATGTTCTTATTACAATTAGCACAACAAGTTTCTACATTTGCCGTTAACTATATTGGATTACCATTCAGAGAAAGTATTACTTCCAACAAGGGTATGTATTATGGATTATTGGGTGTTGCTGGGTTaacattttcttgttcaacGGAATTTATTCctgaattgaatgaagtTATGCAATTTGTTCCAATgacaattgatttcaagACTAAATTAACTGGATGCATAATATTAGATTTGGTGGTTACTTTTGCAATTGAATAcgttttgaaatatttctttatGAATTCTAAAGCTGCTGATATTGCATTaagagaagaagatgaagttGATGCATAG